Proteins from a single region of Platichthys flesus chromosome 16, fPlaFle2.1, whole genome shotgun sequence:
- the gjc1 gene encoding gap junction gamma-1 protein, translating to MSWSFLTRLLEEIHNHSTFVGKLWLTVLIVFRIVLTAVGGESIYYDEQSKFVCNSGQPGCENVCYDGFAPLSHVRFWVFQIILVAMPSLMYMGYAINKIARLDEAKGGGGSAAVRTGGGGYTHRKPRKICFGARQHRGIEETEEDREDDPMIYEVPEIEPPKRPRDPLQPAPRPKIRHDGRKRIRDEGLMRVYVLQLVTRTVLEAGFLAGQYLLYGFRVMPVFVCSREPCPHSVDCFVSRPTEKTIFLRIMYGVTVLCLTLNVWEMLHLGIGSICDILRRRRCPPPEDEYQLGLLGTNGGMEGSVGVAGPEASSEGGVGGDGAADYVGYPFSWNTPSAPPGYNIVVKPEQMPYTDLSNAKMACKQNRANIAQEEQQQFGSNEDNFPTGGEARVALNKDMIQQAHEQLEAAIQAYSQQHRAEEQLGDNKDDKPQSNIIQAHPQPQPQPQKERKHKFKHGKGGSSGGGSSSNSSSSKSGEGKPSVWI from the coding sequence ATGAGCTGGAGCTTCCTCACGCGGCTGCTGGAGGAGATCCACAACCACTCCACCTTCGTGGGGAAGCTGTGGCTCACCGTGCTCATCGTCTTCCGCATCGTTCTCACCGCCGTTGGGGGAGAATCCATCTACTACGATGAGCAGAGCAAGTTTGTCTGCAACTCGGGCCAGCCGGGCTGCGAGAACGTCTGCTACGACGGCTTTGCCCCTCTGTCTCACGTACGATTCTGGGTCTTCCAGATCATCTTGGTGGCGATGCCCTCTCTCATGTACATGGGCTACGCCATCAACAAGATTGCTCGATTAGATGAAgcgaagggaggggggggatccGCTGCGGTCAGAACAGGAGGAGGGGGCTACACTCACAGGAAGCCCAGGAAAATCTGCTTTGGAGCACGGCAGCACCGGGGTATCGAGGAGACCGAGGAGGACCGGGAGGATGATCCCATGATCTATGAGGTGCCAGAGATCGAGCCCCCTAAAAGGCCTCGGGATCCATTGCAACCCGCACCCAGACCTAAAATCCGGCATGATGGACGCAAACGCATTCGAGACGAGGGTTTGATGAGGGTCTATGTTCTGCAGCTGGTGACCCGCACGGTGCTAGAGGCGGGCTTCCTTGCAGGCCAGTACTTGCTGTACGGATTCCGTGTGATGCCGGTGTTCGTGTGCTCGAGGGAACCTTGTCCTCACAGCGTCGACTGCTTTGTGTCGCGGCCTACAGAGAAGACCATCTTCCTGCGTATCATGTATGGTGTCACCGTCCTCTGCCTCACGCTCAATGTTTGGGAGATGCTCCATTTGGGGATTGGCTCCATCTGTGACATTCTTCGTCGTCGACGCTGCCCACCTCCAGAGGACGAGTACCAGTTGGGTTTACTGGGCACCAACGGAGGTATGGAGGGCTCTGTCGGGGTGGCAGGGCCCGAGGCAAGTTCTGAGGGAGGGGTGGGTGGAGATGGGGCAGCTGATTACGTGGGTTACCCCTTCTCCTGGAACACTCCATCTGCTCCGCCTGGCTATAACATTGTGGTCAAACCTGAGCAGATGCCCTACACTGACCTCAGCAACGCCAAAATGGCGTGCAAGCAGAACCGGGCAAACATTGCccaagaggagcagcagcagtttggcaGCAATGAGGATAATTTCCCCACTGGAGGGGAGGCCCGTGTGGCCCTGAACAAAGACATGATCCAGCAAGCTCACGAGCAACTGGAGGCGGCCATCCAGGCGTACAGTCAGCAGCACCGAGCGGAGGAGCAGCTCGGGGACAACAAGGACGACAAGCCACAAAGCAACATCATCCAGGCCcatcctcagccacagccgcagcCTCAGAAAGAGCGCAAGCATAAATTCAAACATGGCAAAGGTGGCAGCAgcggaggaggcagcagcagcaacagcagcagcagtaaatcaGGAGAGGGAAAACCCTCCGTATGGATTTAA